One stretch of bacterium DNA includes these proteins:
- a CDS encoding electron transfer flavoprotein subunit beta/FixA family protein, which produces MDVVVCLKQVVDPELPIRDFAVDPGTQRQVRDGRPLVISTYDENALEVALQLKDASGAKVKVLTLGPAAAVSEAIRLALAMGADEAIVVDDPRAPELSGAEKARTLAAAIRRIGPTDLILTGCESADWAERVVAPLLAEDLGAACVTFVSRIEAGDGAPLVRRLVEDGHHLVEVRLPAVLSVTSDESNRPRLPKVKDIMAAKRKPVQTWSPGDLTPASAGDVGAGVEVRGVVVPERTSRCEFLTGEPVEQVEALVQRLRDQKLL; this is translated from the coding sequence ATGGACGTCGTCGTCTGCTTGAAGCAGGTTGTGGACCCTGAACTGCCGATACGGGACTTCGCCGTAGATCCGGGCACGCAGAGGCAGGTGCGCGATGGGCGCCCGCTGGTGATCTCCACCTACGACGAGAATGCGCTGGAGGTGGCCCTCCAGCTCAAGGACGCCTCGGGAGCCAAGGTGAAGGTGCTCACCCTGGGCCCGGCGGCCGCGGTCAGCGAGGCGATACGCCTGGCGCTGGCCATGGGCGCGGACGAGGCGATCGTGGTGGACGATCCCCGGGCGCCGGAGCTCTCCGGGGCCGAGAAGGCCCGCACGCTCGCCGCGGCAATCCGGCGGATTGGACCGACCGACCTGATCCTGACCGGGTGCGAGTCCGCGGACTGGGCGGAGCGCGTGGTGGCTCCTCTGCTGGCCGAGGACCTGGGCGCCGCCTGCGTAACCTTCGTATCCCGCATCGAGGCAGGAGACGGCGCGCCGTTGGTAAGGCGCCTGGTGGAGGACGGGCACCATCTTGTCGAGGTGCGCCTGCCCGCCGTGCTGTCGGTTACGAGCGACGAGTCCAATCGCCCCCGCCTGCCCAAGGTCAAGGACATAATGGCGGCCAAGCGTAAGCCGGTTCAAACTTGGTCGCCCGGAGATCTCACCCCCGCGTCTGCCGGTGATGTCGGCGCAGGAGTCGAGGTGCGCGGGGTGGTGGTGCCCGAACGCACGTCGCGCTGCGAGTTCCTGACCGGCGAGCCGGTCGAGCAGGTGGAGGCACTGGTTCAGCGGCTACGCGACCAGAAACTGCTGTAA
- a CDS encoding electron transfer flavoprotein subunit alpha/FixB family protein, with translation MPDILVVATAPDGTLSRSSLELVAGAHAISGPLGLGVTAVLLGSGPGLVDAPQALHRHGVARVLRVDHPLLTAGESDAYLRVIEQVARIERPEVVLISADTMGRDLAARLAWRLGAALVTECSELASGDGAVVARRQVYGGRAVATMAVTRRPAVFSMKPRSLDVPAPSPVAGTVEDLTVEMDPGDLPTRVRQVLREQSDVGLEDAQVVIGGGRGMGGPEGFAQLGELASTLGGAVGASRPPADSGWVPLSWQVGQTGKTIRPALYVAVGISGATQHVAGVSGSRMIVAINRDPEAPIFSVAHLGIVADFREVVPPLIAKIKELKGL, from the coding sequence ATGCCTGACATCCTGGTAGTTGCCACTGCGCCTGACGGCACGCTGAGCCGGTCCAGTCTCGAACTGGTCGCCGGCGCGCACGCGATTAGTGGACCGCTCGGCCTGGGCGTGACCGCCGTGCTGCTGGGGTCCGGGCCTGGTCTGGTCGATGCGCCCCAGGCTTTGCACAGGCACGGCGTGGCCCGGGTGCTCCGGGTGGACCACCCGCTCCTGACCGCGGGGGAGTCAGATGCCTACCTGCGGGTGATCGAACAGGTGGCGCGGATCGAGCGTCCCGAGGTCGTGCTTATCAGCGCCGACACAATGGGCCGCGACCTCGCCGCCCGGCTCGCTTGGAGGCTCGGGGCGGCCCTGGTAACGGAGTGCTCTGAGCTCGCTTCCGGCGACGGTGCCGTGGTTGCGCGGCGGCAGGTCTACGGAGGCCGGGCCGTGGCGACCATGGCGGTAACCCGCAGGCCGGCGGTGTTCTCGATGAAGCCCAGGTCGCTCGACGTTCCGGCTCCATCTCCGGTGGCTGGAACCGTGGAGGACCTGACGGTTGAGATGGACCCCGGTGACCTGCCGACGCGCGTGCGCCAGGTGCTGCGCGAGCAGTCGGATGTTGGCCTGGAAGACGCGCAGGTCGTCATTGGCGGTGGGCGCGGTATGGGAGGGCCCGAGGGCTTTGCCCAACTCGGCGAGCTGGCGTCTACGCTGGGAGGGGCTGTGGGAGCGTCCCGGCCGCCCGCGGATTCCGGGTGGGTGCCGCTGAGCTGGCAGGTGGGCCAGACCGGCAAGACCATCCGTCCGGCCCTGTACGTGGCAGTGGGCATCTCAGGGGCCACGCAGCACGTGGCAGGCGTGTCCGGTTCGCGCATGATCGTCGCGATCAACCGAGACCCGGAGGCGCCGATCTTCTCGGTTGCCCACCTCGGCATCGTCGCCGACTTCCGGGAGGTCGTACCGCCCCTGATCGCCAAGATCAAGGAGCTCAAGGGCCTGTAG
- a CDS encoding (Fe-S)-binding protein gives MDPLVPTREIYWNIPQIGVVIMYLLAAAAIAAFGHGLYQHFRMWRRGQPVDRLTPIWPRLRSVLLHVAAHGRLLADRTSGIYHLALFWGFAFLLVGTLVVLVQADLKLQIMRGPFYLYFQSLALDLMGAAATAGVAAALVMRYVVRSPRLRRGILSDGVILWFLGAILLTGFLVEGLRIAGTRDPWGPWSPVGYQISVLSGAVGMSSTAIRGSHAVLWWVHFALSMLFIAYIPRSKLFHLLLAPVNIYLRPLADAGSPRLVDFEKVERFGAFAFSELTWKDLFDLDVCTECGRCTAVCPANTTGKLLSPMQVILDLRDEMARSGGVSGPVLAGGVVQAEALWGCTTCLACMEACPVFIEHVPKIVEMRRYLAMEEAVVPDLMGEALRSLEARGHPFRGAGIARTAWAAGIDVKSLPRGEGAEWLLWVGCAAALNERNHSTLRALVRVLHAAGVDLAILGDEETCTGDPARAMGNEYLFQTLARQTIETLDRYAVKKIVTVCPHCYNTFKHTYPQMGGRYEVWHHAQLLAHLVETGRIAPTVPMDSIVAFHDPCYLGRHNGEYAAPRRVLRAIPGVRAVEMSQCRENGFCCGAGGGLYWSEDRAGQRINHARTDQAVASGAQIVATACPFCMLMIEDGVAARETAVRPLDIAELLDRSIGGSR, from the coding sequence ATGGACCCGTTGGTCCCAACTCGCGAAATCTACTGGAACATCCCTCAGATCGGCGTGGTCATCATGTACCTGCTGGCCGCCGCAGCCATCGCTGCCTTCGGACACGGCCTCTACCAACACTTCCGTATGTGGCGAAGGGGCCAGCCGGTGGACCGCCTCACGCCCATCTGGCCTCGCCTGCGCTCGGTCCTGCTCCACGTGGCCGCCCACGGGAGGCTGCTCGCCGATCGCACCTCCGGGATCTACCACCTGGCTCTGTTCTGGGGATTTGCGTTCCTACTGGTCGGGACATTGGTGGTTCTGGTCCAGGCGGACCTGAAGCTGCAGATCATGCGGGGGCCGTTCTACCTGTACTTCCAGTCGCTGGCCCTGGATCTGATGGGCGCGGCAGCGACCGCCGGCGTGGCCGCGGCGCTGGTGATGCGCTACGTTGTCAGGTCGCCGCGGCTGCGGCGCGGGATCCTCTCCGACGGTGTCATTCTCTGGTTCCTGGGGGCGATTCTTCTCACCGGTTTCCTGGTTGAGGGATTGCGGATCGCCGGAACCCGCGATCCATGGGGTCCCTGGTCACCGGTGGGGTACCAGATCTCGGTCCTCTCAGGCGCGGTGGGGATGAGCTCAACCGCGATACGGGGCAGCCACGCGGTCCTGTGGTGGGTCCACTTCGCGCTGTCAATGCTCTTCATCGCCTATATCCCGCGTTCCAAGCTTTTCCACCTGCTGCTGGCGCCGGTGAACATCTACCTGCGCCCCTTGGCGGACGCGGGAAGCCCGCGCCTCGTGGACTTCGAGAAGGTTGAACGCTTCGGCGCGTTTGCGTTCTCGGAGCTCACATGGAAGGACCTCTTCGACCTGGACGTCTGCACGGAGTGCGGTCGGTGCACCGCCGTCTGCCCTGCCAACACCACCGGCAAGCTCCTATCCCCGATGCAGGTGATCCTGGACCTGCGCGATGAGATGGCGCGCTCCGGCGGGGTCTCGGGTCCGGTACTGGCCGGTGGGGTCGTGCAGGCGGAGGCGCTGTGGGGATGTACCACCTGCCTGGCCTGCATGGAGGCGTGCCCCGTATTCATCGAACACGTGCCCAAGATAGTTGAGATGCGGCGGTACTTGGCCATGGAGGAGGCCGTCGTCCCCGACCTGATGGGGGAGGCGCTGCGCAGCCTGGAAGCCAGGGGACATCCCTTCCGCGGAGCCGGAATCGCGCGCACGGCGTGGGCGGCCGGTATTGATGTGAAATCGCTGCCGCGCGGGGAGGGTGCCGAGTGGCTGCTGTGGGTGGGCTGCGCGGCGGCCCTGAACGAGAGGAACCATTCGACGTTGCGGGCGCTGGTGCGGGTGTTGCACGCCGCCGGCGTGGATCTGGCCATCCTGGGCGACGAGGAGACCTGCACCGGGGATCCCGCGCGGGCGATGGGCAACGAGTACCTTTTCCAGACGCTTGCGCGGCAGACCATAGAGACACTGGACCGGTACGCGGTGAAGAAGATCGTCACCGTCTGCCCCCACTGTTACAATACTTTCAAGCACACCTACCCGCAGATGGGCGGCCGATACGAGGTCTGGCACCACGCACAACTGCTCGCGCACCTGGTGGAGACCGGGCGCATCGCACCCACGGTACCGATGGATTCCATCGTCGCTTTTCACGATCCCTGCTATCTGGGGCGGCACAACGGCGAGTATGCCGCTCCGCGCCGCGTGCTCCGCGCGATCCCCGGAGTGCGGGCCGTAGAGATGTCCCAATGCCGCGAGAACGGATTCTGCTGCGGGGCCGGCGGAGGGCTCTACTGGTCCGAGGACCGAGCCGGCCAGCGGATCAACCACGCTCGCACCGATCAGGCTGTGGCCTCGGGGGCGCAGATTGTTGCTACCGCCTGCCCGTTCTGCATGCTGATGATTGAGGACGGGGTCGCGGCGCGGGAGACGGCCGTCCGGCCGTTGGACATCGCAGAGCTGCTGGACCGGAGCATCGGCGGGAGCCGCTGA